A genomic segment from Neobacillus sp. YX16 encodes:
- a CDS encoding TatD family hydrolase has protein sequence MLFDTHVHLNAEQFDEDLQEVIERAKEAGVSYMTVVGFDRPTIKRAMDLAEEYEFIYACVGWHPVDAIDMTDEDLLWIEDLAAHPKVVAIGEMGLDYHWDKSPKDIQKEVFRKQIRLAKKVKLPIVIHNREATADIVEILKEEDAGEVGGIMHCFSGSPEVALECLKMNFLISLGGPVTFKNAKKPKEVAAVVPLEKLLIETDCPYLAPHPYRGKRNEPGYVKLVAEQIAEIKGISFEEVAIVTTANAKKLFDIN, from the coding sequence ATGTTATTTGATACACATGTCCATTTAAACGCGGAACAATTTGATGAGGATTTACAGGAAGTTATCGAGAGGGCAAAAGAAGCAGGGGTTTCCTATATGACAGTGGTTGGGTTCGACCGACCAACAATTAAGAGGGCTATGGATCTGGCAGAAGAGTACGAGTTTATCTATGCGTGCGTTGGCTGGCATCCTGTAGATGCAATTGATATGACAGATGAAGATTTGCTTTGGATCGAAGATTTAGCTGCCCATCCAAAGGTAGTGGCAATAGGAGAAATGGGCTTGGATTATCATTGGGACAAGTCTCCAAAAGACATCCAAAAGGAAGTATTTCGAAAGCAAATCCGATTGGCTAAGAAGGTAAAACTTCCGATTGTGATTCATAATCGGGAAGCAACAGCTGATATTGTAGAAATTTTAAAAGAAGAGGATGCTGGTGAAGTTGGAGGAATCATGCATTGCTTCAGCGGAAGCCCTGAGGTTGCCTTAGAATGTCTAAAAATGAATTTTCTTATCTCATTAGGGGGTCCGGTTACGTTCAAAAATGCCAAAAAGCCCAAAGAAGTGGCAGCTGTCGTTCCGTTAGAAAAACTGCTGATTGAAACAGACTGCCCCTATTTAGCGCCGCATCCTTATCGTGGAAAACGCAATGAACCAGGATATGTTAAGCTAGTAGCAGAGCAAATCGCAGAAATTAAAGGCATATCATTTGAAGAAGTTGCCATCGTCACGACTGCTAATGCAAAAAAATTATTCGACATAAACTGA
- a CDS encoding G5 and 3D domain-containing protein: MKNLFSKSLSRKRLAITFASFVVLAALLGFSYYEGSKYTVALTLNGQQKVVKTHANTVKDVFAQLEIPLNSKDYLSPSADAKVKDNQVIVWKQAKQVKIVQDNEKKTIWTTAGTVAELLKEQQIVLNEHDEISPKPQETIKSKMDIRIQSALHLTLVDGGKEQQVWSTSATVADFLTQQGIKLNEFDRVEPSLSETVKKDGVVNVIRVEKVTDVVEEPVHFAVITKKDESLENGKQVTVKDGRQGLISREYEVILENGKEVSRKLISEQSLIEKLDKVVAVGTKELDIQVSRGAETGTEFYVNTTAYTAYCNGCSGVTATGFDLRANPNAKIIAVDPRVIPLGTKVYVEGYGYAVASDTGGAIKGHKIDVFFPSKAEAFRWGVRKVKIKILQ; encoded by the coding sequence ATGAAAAACCTGTTTTCCAAGTCTTTGAGTAGAAAAAGGTTGGCGATCACTTTTGCTAGTTTTGTAGTTTTAGCAGCACTTCTTGGTTTTTCGTACTATGAAGGATCTAAGTATACAGTTGCATTGACTCTTAACGGACAGCAAAAAGTAGTAAAAACGCATGCCAATACAGTTAAGGATGTATTCGCTCAACTTGAAATACCACTCAACTCAAAAGACTACTTGTCACCTTCAGCTGATGCTAAGGTGAAAGACAATCAAGTAATTGTCTGGAAACAAGCAAAGCAGGTTAAAATTGTCCAAGACAACGAGAAAAAAACGATATGGACAACAGCAGGTACGGTCGCTGAGCTACTAAAAGAGCAACAAATTGTATTGAACGAACATGATGAAATTTCACCCAAGCCGCAGGAAACAATCAAAAGCAAGATGGATATTCGCATTCAATCAGCTCTTCATCTTACACTAGTTGACGGCGGAAAAGAACAGCAAGTATGGTCCACTTCGGCTACGGTCGCTGACTTTTTAACACAACAGGGAATTAAACTTAATGAATTTGACCGAGTTGAACCGTCATTATCTGAGACAGTGAAAAAGGATGGCGTTGTTAACGTCATACGCGTAGAAAAAGTCACCGATGTAGTGGAAGAACCAGTTCACTTTGCCGTGATCACCAAGAAAGATGAGAGCTTGGAAAATGGAAAGCAAGTAACTGTCAAAGATGGCAGACAGGGGCTTATTTCAAGAGAATATGAAGTTATCTTGGAAAACGGTAAAGAAGTTTCAAGAAAATTAATTAGTGAGCAGAGTCTTATAGAGAAACTCGATAAAGTTGTGGCTGTTGGAACGAAGGAATTAGATATTCAAGTTTCCCGTGGAGCAGAAACTGGAACTGAGTTTTATGTTAATACTACTGCCTATACAGCCTATTGTAATGGCTGTTCAGGGGTAACAGCAACAGGATTTGATTTACGTGCAAATCCAAATGCAAAGATAATTGCTGTAGATCCTCGTGTGATTCCGCTGGGAACAAAGGTTTATGTAGAAGGTTATGGCTATGCTGTAGCGTCTGATACTGGTGGAGCAATAAAGGGACATAAAATTGATGTTTTCTTTCCATCGAAAGCGGAGGCATTCCGCTGGGGAGTTAGAAAGGTCAAGATTAAAATATTACAATAA
- the rnmV gene encoding ribonuclease M5, whose protein sequence is MKIKEFIVVEGKDDTTTIKRAVDADTIETNGSAINEETIEKIKRAQETRGVIIFTDPDYPGEKIRKTIAEKVPGAKHAFLPKEVAIAKNGKGLGVEHASLEAIRNALRDAQIMSDTIKEEITQEDLMTAGLIGGAGSKERRVMLGKLLKIGYTNGKQLYKRLMMFQISRREFAEALAVVIQEEKNE, encoded by the coding sequence ATGAAGATTAAGGAATTCATTGTGGTGGAGGGAAAAGACGATACCACCACAATTAAACGAGCTGTTGATGCAGATACAATTGAAACAAATGGCTCTGCAATTAATGAAGAAACCATCGAAAAAATCAAAAGAGCACAAGAAACACGAGGGGTAATCATCTTTACAGACCCCGACTACCCAGGTGAAAAAATCAGGAAAACGATTGCTGAAAAAGTACCTGGCGCAAAACACGCTTTTTTACCGAAAGAAGTCGCAATCGCTAAAAATGGAAAAGGTCTGGGTGTTGAACATGCCTCTTTAGAAGCAATAAGAAACGCATTAAGAGACGCACAAATCATGTCAGATACGATTAAAGAGGAAATCACACAAGAGGACTTAATGACAGCGGGACTCATTGGGGGAGCAGGATCAAAAGAGCGAAGGGTCATGTTGGGAAAACTTTTGAAAATTGGTTATACCAATGGAAAGCAGCTTTATAAAAGATTGATGATGTTTCAAATCAGCAGGCGGGAATTTGCAGAGGCACTCGCAGTTGTGATACAGGAGGAAAAAAATGAATAA